The Epinephelus lanceolatus isolate andai-2023 chromosome 21, ASM4190304v1, whole genome shotgun sequence genome has a segment encoding these proteins:
- the rhbdf1b gene encoding inactive rhomboid protein 1 isoform X3, whose translation MDEPGSRNSSLQRKKPPWLKLDIPTIQLTPDDTPTLTQQPVKRLRSVSMPGENPQTCIAALETSNNYLRPPPERLPSFTQSIKSEKRVRFERVNTVPPKGQREPRRVSTVRRRSCIPKILTRRRSSIPKQIIRGTADWFGVSKDSDSTQRWRRKSLQHCSHLYGGLKPQIVDPLARGRAFRMVEEVDGFSVPQTPITPGTASLCSFSSSRSALNRVPRRRKRESVAVMSLKAAAALMKGRTLGDSTAGRSRRRSFMPPSFFEDDTVDFADDLDTSFFTREGLHDELSSYADEVFETPSEADLKHLDESELTGSALDKNELERSHLMLPLERGWRKAKDGSLVQPKVRLKQEVVSVNSHQQRGQRIVVPVKKLFAKEKRPYGLGMVGRLTNRTYRKRIDSFVKRQIEDMDDHRPFFTYWITCVHLLITILAVTIYGIAPVGFTQHETVDSVLRNKGVYENVKFVQQQNFWVGPSSEALIHLGAKFSPCMRQDEEIHKLIQEKRARERESGCCVRNDRSGCLQTLQEECSSTLAVWVKWPQHPSAPTLNGTLRQHGAVCHQDPRICLEPASVSPHEWPDDITKWPVCTRYNSGNHTNLPHIDCTITGRPCCIGTKGRCEITSREYCDFMHGYFHEEATLCSQVACMDDVCGLLPFLNPEIPDQFSRLWLSLFLHAGILHCLVSVFFQMTVLRDLEKLAGWLRISIIYMLSGITGNLASAIFLPYRAEVGPAGSQFGILACLFVELFQSWQILERPWRAFAKLLAISVFFFSFGLLPWIDNFAHVCGFVSGFFLSFAFLPYISFGQSDMYRKRIQICVFLLVFLGLLSALAVLFYVYPVKCDWCEYLTCIPITDKFCEKYDLNAHLL comes from the exons ATGGATGAGCCGGGCAGCAGGAACAGCagcctgcagaggaaaaagccgcCATGGCTCAAACTGGACATCCCCACAATCCAGCTGACGCCGGACGACACGCCCACACTCACCCAG cagccAGTAAAGCGCCTGCGCAGTGTCAGCATGCCAGGTGAAAACCCTCAGACCTGCATTGCTGCCCTGGAAACTTCCAACAACTACCTCAGACCTCCTCCAGAGAGATTGCCCTCCTTCACACAGTCCATCAAGAg TGAGAAAAGGGTGCGCTTTGAGCGGGTCAACACAGTTCCCCCAAAGGGCCAGAGGGAGCCCAGGAGGGTGTCAACCGTCCGAAGGCGGTCCTGCATCCCCAAAATACTGACCCGACGGCGTTCATCGATACCCAAACAGATCATCAG GGGTACGGCCGACTGGTTTGGGGTGAGCAAAGACAGCGACAGCACCCAGcgatggaggaggaagagccTGCAGCACTGCAGCCATCTGTACGGGGGTCTAAAGCCACAG aTCGTAGACCCCCTGGCCCGGGGTCGTGCCTTCCGCATGGTGGAAGAGGTAGACGGCTTTAGTGTCCCGCAAACTCCCATCACGCCCGGCACTGCGTCCCTTTGCTCCTTTTCCAGCTCCCGCTCCGCCCTCAACCGGGTGCCACGACGACGCAAACGGGAGTCTGTCGCAGTCATGAGCCTCAAGGCTGCGGCAGCACTGATGAag GGCCGCACATTAGGGGACAGCACCGCCGGGCGATCTCGCAGACGGAGTTTCATGCCTCCTAGTTTCTTTGAAGACGACACCGTGGACTTCGCTGATGATCTCGATACTTCCTTCTTCACCAGA GAAGGCCTGCATGACGAGTTGTCCAGCTATGCCGATGAAGTCTTCGAGACACCATCAGAGGCCGACCTCAAACATTTGGATGAGAGCGAGCTCACGGGAAGTGCGCTGGACAAGAATGAACTGGAGAGGAGTCACCTCATGCT GCCCTTAGAGCGAGGCTGGCGGAAGGCAAAAGACGGCTCTCTGGTCCAACCGAAGGTGCGtctgaaacaggaagtagtaAGTGTCAACAGCCATCAGCAGCGCGGACAAAGGATTGTGGTTCCCGTTAAGAAACTGTTTGCAAAAGAGAAGAGGCCCTACGGGCTCGGCATGGTGGGTCGTCTCACAAACCGGACGTACCGCAAACGCATCGACAGCTTCGTCAAAAGACAGATTGAGGACATGGACGATCACAG GCCTTTCTTTACCTACTGGATCACATGTGTCCATCTGCTCATCACCATCCTGGCTGTCACCATCTACGGCATTGCTCCTGTGGGCTTCACCCAACATGAAACTGTTGACTCT gTCTTGAGGAACAAGGGAGTTTATGAAAATGTTAAGTTTGTGCAACAACAAAACTTCTGGGTCGGTCCAAGTTCA GAGGCGCTGATTCACCTGGGAGCCAAGTTTTCCCCATGCATGCGCCAAGACGAAGAGATCCACAAACTGATCCAGGAGAAGAGAGCGAGGGAGAGGGAGTCAGGCTGCTGCGTGAGGAACGATCGCTCCGGCTGCCTGCAGACTCTACAGGAGGAGTGTTCG AGCACCCTGGCAGTGTGGGTGAAGTGGCCTCAGCACCCCAGCGCTCCCACTCTGAATGGTACACTCCGCCAGCATGGTGCAGTCTGCCATCAGGACCCCAG AATCTGTCTAGAGCCGGCCTCAGTTTCGCCTCACGAGTGgcctgatgacatcaccaagTGGCCA GTTTGTACACGGTACAACTCTGGGAATCACACCAACCTCCCCCACATAGACTGCACCATCACAGGCCGGCCCTGCTGCATTGGAACCAAAGGACG atGTGAGATCACTTCCAGAGAATACTGTGATTTCATGCATGGCTACTTCCACGAGGAGGCTACTCTCTGCTCACAG GTGGCTTGTATGGATGACGTGTGTGGTTTGCTGCCTTTCCTCAACCCGGAGATCCCAGACCAGTTCTCTCGACTCTggctgtctctctttcttcatGCTGG gaTCCTGCACTGCCTGGTGTCAGTGTTCTTCCAGATGACGGTGCTGAGGGACTTAGAGaagctggctggctggctgagaATCTCCATCATCTACATGCTCAGCGGCATCACTGGCAACTTGGCCTCAGCCATCTTCCTGCCTTACAGAGCAGAG GTGGGCCCTGCAGGCAGCCAGTTTGGCATCCTGGCCTGTCTGTTCGTGGAGCTGTTTCAGAGCTGGCAGATCCTCGAGCGACCCTGGCGGGCTTTCGCCAAGCTGCTGGCCATCTcggttttcttcttctcctttggTTTACTTCCGTGGATTGACAACTTTGCCCACGTCTGCGGTTTTGTGTCAGGATTCTTCCTGTCCTTTGCCTTCCTGCCATACATCAG CTTTGGCCAATCCGACATGTACCGGAAGCGTATCCAGATCTGCGTCTTCCTGCTGGTCTTCCTAGGTCTGCTCTCCGCCCTGGCCGTCCTCTTCTACGTCTACCCGGTGAAGTGCGACTGGTGCGAGTACCTCACCTGCATCCCGATCACGGACAAATTCTGTGAGAAGTACGACCTGAACGCACACCTCCTCTGA
- the rhbdf1b gene encoding inactive rhomboid protein 1 isoform X6 — protein MTQTLNPSWSSLDRGTADWFGVSKDSDSTQRWRRKSLQHCSHLYGGLKPQVMREMELHSQDNLSLASTETPPPLYLPPHHPSHHHYGMQRIVDPLARGRAFRMVEEVDGFSVPQTPITPGTASLCSFSSSRSALNRVPRRRKRESVAVMSLKAAAALMKGRTLGDSTAGRSRRRSFMPPSFFEDDTVDFADDLDTSFFTREGLHDELSSYADEVFETPSEADLKHLDESELTGSALDKNELERSHLMLPLERGWRKAKDGSLVQPKVRLKQEVVSVNSHQQRGQRIVVPVKKLFAKEKRPYGLGMVGRLTNRTYRKRIDSFVKRQIEDMDDHRPFFTYWITCVHLLITILAVTIYGIAPVGFTQHETVDSVLRNKGVYENVKFVQQQNFWVGPSSEALIHLGAKFSPCMRQDEEIHKLIQEKRARERESGCCVRNDRSGCLQTLQEECSSTLAVWVKWPQHPSAPTLNGTLRQHGAVCHQDPRICLEPASVSPHEWPDDITKWPVCTRYNSGNHTNLPHIDCTITGRPCCIGTKGRCEITSREYCDFMHGYFHEEATLCSQVACMDDVCGLLPFLNPEIPDQFSRLWLSLFLHAGILHCLVSVFFQMTVLRDLEKLAGWLRISIIYMLSGITGNLASAIFLPYRAEVGPAGSQFGILACLFVELFQSWQILERPWRAFAKLLAISVFFFSFGLLPWIDNFAHVCGFVSGFFLSFAFLPYISFGQSDMYRKRIQICVFLLVFLGLLSALAVLFYVYPVKCDWCEYLTCIPITDKFCEKYDLNAHLL, from the exons ATGACCCAGACCCTGAACCCCTCCTGGAGCTCTCTGGACAG GGGTACGGCCGACTGGTTTGGGGTGAGCAAAGACAGCGACAGCACCCAGcgatggaggaggaagagccTGCAGCACTGCAGCCATCTGTACGGGGGTCTAAAGCCACAGGTGATGAGGGAGATGGAGCTCCACAGCCAGGACAACCTCTCCCTGGCCAGCACTGAGACCCCTCCTCCCCTCTACCTCCCACCCCACCACCCCAGTCACCACCACTATGGCATGCAGAGG aTCGTAGACCCCCTGGCCCGGGGTCGTGCCTTCCGCATGGTGGAAGAGGTAGACGGCTTTAGTGTCCCGCAAACTCCCATCACGCCCGGCACTGCGTCCCTTTGCTCCTTTTCCAGCTCCCGCTCCGCCCTCAACCGGGTGCCACGACGACGCAAACGGGAGTCTGTCGCAGTCATGAGCCTCAAGGCTGCGGCAGCACTGATGAag GGCCGCACATTAGGGGACAGCACCGCCGGGCGATCTCGCAGACGGAGTTTCATGCCTCCTAGTTTCTTTGAAGACGACACCGTGGACTTCGCTGATGATCTCGATACTTCCTTCTTCACCAGA GAAGGCCTGCATGACGAGTTGTCCAGCTATGCCGATGAAGTCTTCGAGACACCATCAGAGGCCGACCTCAAACATTTGGATGAGAGCGAGCTCACGGGAAGTGCGCTGGACAAGAATGAACTGGAGAGGAGTCACCTCATGCT GCCCTTAGAGCGAGGCTGGCGGAAGGCAAAAGACGGCTCTCTGGTCCAACCGAAGGTGCGtctgaaacaggaagtagtaAGTGTCAACAGCCATCAGCAGCGCGGACAAAGGATTGTGGTTCCCGTTAAGAAACTGTTTGCAAAAGAGAAGAGGCCCTACGGGCTCGGCATGGTGGGTCGTCTCACAAACCGGACGTACCGCAAACGCATCGACAGCTTCGTCAAAAGACAGATTGAGGACATGGACGATCACAG GCCTTTCTTTACCTACTGGATCACATGTGTCCATCTGCTCATCACCATCCTGGCTGTCACCATCTACGGCATTGCTCCTGTGGGCTTCACCCAACATGAAACTGTTGACTCT gTCTTGAGGAACAAGGGAGTTTATGAAAATGTTAAGTTTGTGCAACAACAAAACTTCTGGGTCGGTCCAAGTTCA GAGGCGCTGATTCACCTGGGAGCCAAGTTTTCCCCATGCATGCGCCAAGACGAAGAGATCCACAAACTGATCCAGGAGAAGAGAGCGAGGGAGAGGGAGTCAGGCTGCTGCGTGAGGAACGATCGCTCCGGCTGCCTGCAGACTCTACAGGAGGAGTGTTCG AGCACCCTGGCAGTGTGGGTGAAGTGGCCTCAGCACCCCAGCGCTCCCACTCTGAATGGTACACTCCGCCAGCATGGTGCAGTCTGCCATCAGGACCCCAG AATCTGTCTAGAGCCGGCCTCAGTTTCGCCTCACGAGTGgcctgatgacatcaccaagTGGCCA GTTTGTACACGGTACAACTCTGGGAATCACACCAACCTCCCCCACATAGACTGCACCATCACAGGCCGGCCCTGCTGCATTGGAACCAAAGGACG atGTGAGATCACTTCCAGAGAATACTGTGATTTCATGCATGGCTACTTCCACGAGGAGGCTACTCTCTGCTCACAG GTGGCTTGTATGGATGACGTGTGTGGTTTGCTGCCTTTCCTCAACCCGGAGATCCCAGACCAGTTCTCTCGACTCTggctgtctctctttcttcatGCTGG gaTCCTGCACTGCCTGGTGTCAGTGTTCTTCCAGATGACGGTGCTGAGGGACTTAGAGaagctggctggctggctgagaATCTCCATCATCTACATGCTCAGCGGCATCACTGGCAACTTGGCCTCAGCCATCTTCCTGCCTTACAGAGCAGAG GTGGGCCCTGCAGGCAGCCAGTTTGGCATCCTGGCCTGTCTGTTCGTGGAGCTGTTTCAGAGCTGGCAGATCCTCGAGCGACCCTGGCGGGCTTTCGCCAAGCTGCTGGCCATCTcggttttcttcttctcctttggTTTACTTCCGTGGATTGACAACTTTGCCCACGTCTGCGGTTTTGTGTCAGGATTCTTCCTGTCCTTTGCCTTCCTGCCATACATCAG CTTTGGCCAATCCGACATGTACCGGAAGCGTATCCAGATCTGCGTCTTCCTGCTGGTCTTCCTAGGTCTGCTCTCCGCCCTGGCCGTCCTCTTCTACGTCTACCCGGTGAAGTGCGACTGGTGCGAGTACCTCACCTGCATCCCGATCACGGACAAATTCTGTGAGAAGTACGACCTGAACGCACACCTCCTCTGA
- the rhbdf1b gene encoding inactive rhomboid protein 1 isoform X2: MDEPGSRNSSLQRKKPPWLKLDIPTIQLTPDDTPTLTQPVKRLRSVSMPGENPQTCIAALETSNNYLRPPPERLPSFTQSIKSEKRVRFERVNTVPPKGQREPRRVSTVRRRSCIPKILTRRRSSIPKQIIRGTADWFGVSKDSDSTQRWRRKSLQHCSHLYGGLKPQVMREMELHSQDNLSLASTETPPPLYLPPHHPSHHHYGMQRIVDPLARGRAFRMVEEVDGFSVPQTPITPGTASLCSFSSSRSALNRVPRRRKRESVAVMSLKAAAALMKGRTLGDSTAGRSRRRSFMPPSFFEDDTVDFADDLDTSFFTREGLHDELSSYADEVFETPSEADLKHLDESELTGSALDKNELERSHLMLPLERGWRKAKDGSLVQPKVRLKQEVVSVNSHQQRGQRIVVPVKKLFAKEKRPYGLGMVGRLTNRTYRKRIDSFVKRQIEDMDDHRPFFTYWITCVHLLITILAVTIYGIAPVGFTQHETVDSVLRNKGVYENVKFVQQQNFWVGPSSEALIHLGAKFSPCMRQDEEIHKLIQEKRARERESGCCVRNDRSGCLQTLQEECSSTLAVWVKWPQHPSAPTLNGTLRQHGAVCHQDPRICLEPASVSPHEWPDDITKWPVCTRYNSGNHTNLPHIDCTITGRPCCIGTKGRCEITSREYCDFMHGYFHEEATLCSQVACMDDVCGLLPFLNPEIPDQFSRLWLSLFLHAGILHCLVSVFFQMTVLRDLEKLAGWLRISIIYMLSGITGNLASAIFLPYRAEVGPAGSQFGILACLFVELFQSWQILERPWRAFAKLLAISVFFFSFGLLPWIDNFAHVCGFVSGFFLSFAFLPYISFGQSDMYRKRIQICVFLLVFLGLLSALAVLFYVYPVKCDWCEYLTCIPITDKFCEKYDLNAHLL; this comes from the exons ATGGATGAGCCGGGCAGCAGGAACAGCagcctgcagaggaaaaagccgcCATGGCTCAAACTGGACATCCCCACAATCCAGCTGACGCCGGACGACACGCCCACACTCACCCAG ccAGTAAAGCGCCTGCGCAGTGTCAGCATGCCAGGTGAAAACCCTCAGACCTGCATTGCTGCCCTGGAAACTTCCAACAACTACCTCAGACCTCCTCCAGAGAGATTGCCCTCCTTCACACAGTCCATCAAGAg TGAGAAAAGGGTGCGCTTTGAGCGGGTCAACACAGTTCCCCCAAAGGGCCAGAGGGAGCCCAGGAGGGTGTCAACCGTCCGAAGGCGGTCCTGCATCCCCAAAATACTGACCCGACGGCGTTCATCGATACCCAAACAGATCATCAG GGGTACGGCCGACTGGTTTGGGGTGAGCAAAGACAGCGACAGCACCCAGcgatggaggaggaagagccTGCAGCACTGCAGCCATCTGTACGGGGGTCTAAAGCCACAGGTGATGAGGGAGATGGAGCTCCACAGCCAGGACAACCTCTCCCTGGCCAGCACTGAGACCCCTCCTCCCCTCTACCTCCCACCCCACCACCCCAGTCACCACCACTATGGCATGCAGAGG aTCGTAGACCCCCTGGCCCGGGGTCGTGCCTTCCGCATGGTGGAAGAGGTAGACGGCTTTAGTGTCCCGCAAACTCCCATCACGCCCGGCACTGCGTCCCTTTGCTCCTTTTCCAGCTCCCGCTCCGCCCTCAACCGGGTGCCACGACGACGCAAACGGGAGTCTGTCGCAGTCATGAGCCTCAAGGCTGCGGCAGCACTGATGAag GGCCGCACATTAGGGGACAGCACCGCCGGGCGATCTCGCAGACGGAGTTTCATGCCTCCTAGTTTCTTTGAAGACGACACCGTGGACTTCGCTGATGATCTCGATACTTCCTTCTTCACCAGA GAAGGCCTGCATGACGAGTTGTCCAGCTATGCCGATGAAGTCTTCGAGACACCATCAGAGGCCGACCTCAAACATTTGGATGAGAGCGAGCTCACGGGAAGTGCGCTGGACAAGAATGAACTGGAGAGGAGTCACCTCATGCT GCCCTTAGAGCGAGGCTGGCGGAAGGCAAAAGACGGCTCTCTGGTCCAACCGAAGGTGCGtctgaaacaggaagtagtaAGTGTCAACAGCCATCAGCAGCGCGGACAAAGGATTGTGGTTCCCGTTAAGAAACTGTTTGCAAAAGAGAAGAGGCCCTACGGGCTCGGCATGGTGGGTCGTCTCACAAACCGGACGTACCGCAAACGCATCGACAGCTTCGTCAAAAGACAGATTGAGGACATGGACGATCACAG GCCTTTCTTTACCTACTGGATCACATGTGTCCATCTGCTCATCACCATCCTGGCTGTCACCATCTACGGCATTGCTCCTGTGGGCTTCACCCAACATGAAACTGTTGACTCT gTCTTGAGGAACAAGGGAGTTTATGAAAATGTTAAGTTTGTGCAACAACAAAACTTCTGGGTCGGTCCAAGTTCA GAGGCGCTGATTCACCTGGGAGCCAAGTTTTCCCCATGCATGCGCCAAGACGAAGAGATCCACAAACTGATCCAGGAGAAGAGAGCGAGGGAGAGGGAGTCAGGCTGCTGCGTGAGGAACGATCGCTCCGGCTGCCTGCAGACTCTACAGGAGGAGTGTTCG AGCACCCTGGCAGTGTGGGTGAAGTGGCCTCAGCACCCCAGCGCTCCCACTCTGAATGGTACACTCCGCCAGCATGGTGCAGTCTGCCATCAGGACCCCAG AATCTGTCTAGAGCCGGCCTCAGTTTCGCCTCACGAGTGgcctgatgacatcaccaagTGGCCA GTTTGTACACGGTACAACTCTGGGAATCACACCAACCTCCCCCACATAGACTGCACCATCACAGGCCGGCCCTGCTGCATTGGAACCAAAGGACG atGTGAGATCACTTCCAGAGAATACTGTGATTTCATGCATGGCTACTTCCACGAGGAGGCTACTCTCTGCTCACAG GTGGCTTGTATGGATGACGTGTGTGGTTTGCTGCCTTTCCTCAACCCGGAGATCCCAGACCAGTTCTCTCGACTCTggctgtctctctttcttcatGCTGG gaTCCTGCACTGCCTGGTGTCAGTGTTCTTCCAGATGACGGTGCTGAGGGACTTAGAGaagctggctggctggctgagaATCTCCATCATCTACATGCTCAGCGGCATCACTGGCAACTTGGCCTCAGCCATCTTCCTGCCTTACAGAGCAGAG GTGGGCCCTGCAGGCAGCCAGTTTGGCATCCTGGCCTGTCTGTTCGTGGAGCTGTTTCAGAGCTGGCAGATCCTCGAGCGACCCTGGCGGGCTTTCGCCAAGCTGCTGGCCATCTcggttttcttcttctcctttggTTTACTTCCGTGGATTGACAACTTTGCCCACGTCTGCGGTTTTGTGTCAGGATTCTTCCTGTCCTTTGCCTTCCTGCCATACATCAG CTTTGGCCAATCCGACATGTACCGGAAGCGTATCCAGATCTGCGTCTTCCTGCTGGTCTTCCTAGGTCTGCTCTCCGCCCTGGCCGTCCTCTTCTACGTCTACCCGGTGAAGTGCGACTGGTGCGAGTACCTCACCTGCATCCCGATCACGGACAAATTCTGTGAGAAGTACGACCTGAACGCACACCTCCTCTGA
- the rhbdf1b gene encoding inactive rhomboid protein 1 isoform X8: MREMELHSQDNLSLASTETPPPLYLPPHHPSHHHYGMQRIVDPLARGRAFRMVEEVDGFSVPQTPITPGTASLCSFSSSRSALNRVPRRRKRESVAVMSLKAAAALMKGRTLGDSTAGRSRRRSFMPPSFFEDDTVDFADDLDTSFFTREGLHDELSSYADEVFETPSEADLKHLDESELTGSALDKNELERSHLMLPLERGWRKAKDGSLVQPKVRLKQEVVSVNSHQQRGQRIVVPVKKLFAKEKRPYGLGMVGRLTNRTYRKRIDSFVKRQIEDMDDHRPFFTYWITCVHLLITILAVTIYGIAPVGFTQHETVDSVLRNKGVYENVKFVQQQNFWVGPSSEALIHLGAKFSPCMRQDEEIHKLIQEKRARERESGCCVRNDRSGCLQTLQEECSSTLAVWVKWPQHPSAPTLNGTLRQHGAVCHQDPRICLEPASVSPHEWPDDITKWPVCTRYNSGNHTNLPHIDCTITGRPCCIGTKGRCEITSREYCDFMHGYFHEEATLCSQVACMDDVCGLLPFLNPEIPDQFSRLWLSLFLHAGILHCLVSVFFQMTVLRDLEKLAGWLRISIIYMLSGITGNLASAIFLPYRAEVGPAGSQFGILACLFVELFQSWQILERPWRAFAKLLAISVFFFSFGLLPWIDNFAHVCGFVSGFFLSFAFLPYISFGQSDMYRKRIQICVFLLVFLGLLSALAVLFYVYPVKCDWCEYLTCIPITDKFCEKYDLNAHLL, translated from the exons ATGAGGGAGATGGAGCTCCACAGCCAGGACAACCTCTCCCTGGCCAGCACTGAGACCCCTCCTCCCCTCTACCTCCCACCCCACCACCCCAGTCACCACCACTATGGCATGCAGAGG aTCGTAGACCCCCTGGCCCGGGGTCGTGCCTTCCGCATGGTGGAAGAGGTAGACGGCTTTAGTGTCCCGCAAACTCCCATCACGCCCGGCACTGCGTCCCTTTGCTCCTTTTCCAGCTCCCGCTCCGCCCTCAACCGGGTGCCACGACGACGCAAACGGGAGTCTGTCGCAGTCATGAGCCTCAAGGCTGCGGCAGCACTGATGAag GGCCGCACATTAGGGGACAGCACCGCCGGGCGATCTCGCAGACGGAGTTTCATGCCTCCTAGTTTCTTTGAAGACGACACCGTGGACTTCGCTGATGATCTCGATACTTCCTTCTTCACCAGA GAAGGCCTGCATGACGAGTTGTCCAGCTATGCCGATGAAGTCTTCGAGACACCATCAGAGGCCGACCTCAAACATTTGGATGAGAGCGAGCTCACGGGAAGTGCGCTGGACAAGAATGAACTGGAGAGGAGTCACCTCATGCT GCCCTTAGAGCGAGGCTGGCGGAAGGCAAAAGACGGCTCTCTGGTCCAACCGAAGGTGCGtctgaaacaggaagtagtaAGTGTCAACAGCCATCAGCAGCGCGGACAAAGGATTGTGGTTCCCGTTAAGAAACTGTTTGCAAAAGAGAAGAGGCCCTACGGGCTCGGCATGGTGGGTCGTCTCACAAACCGGACGTACCGCAAACGCATCGACAGCTTCGTCAAAAGACAGATTGAGGACATGGACGATCACAG GCCTTTCTTTACCTACTGGATCACATGTGTCCATCTGCTCATCACCATCCTGGCTGTCACCATCTACGGCATTGCTCCTGTGGGCTTCACCCAACATGAAACTGTTGACTCT gTCTTGAGGAACAAGGGAGTTTATGAAAATGTTAAGTTTGTGCAACAACAAAACTTCTGGGTCGGTCCAAGTTCA GAGGCGCTGATTCACCTGGGAGCCAAGTTTTCCCCATGCATGCGCCAAGACGAAGAGATCCACAAACTGATCCAGGAGAAGAGAGCGAGGGAGAGGGAGTCAGGCTGCTGCGTGAGGAACGATCGCTCCGGCTGCCTGCAGACTCTACAGGAGGAGTGTTCG AGCACCCTGGCAGTGTGGGTGAAGTGGCCTCAGCACCCCAGCGCTCCCACTCTGAATGGTACACTCCGCCAGCATGGTGCAGTCTGCCATCAGGACCCCAG AATCTGTCTAGAGCCGGCCTCAGTTTCGCCTCACGAGTGgcctgatgacatcaccaagTGGCCA GTTTGTACACGGTACAACTCTGGGAATCACACCAACCTCCCCCACATAGACTGCACCATCACAGGCCGGCCCTGCTGCATTGGAACCAAAGGACG atGTGAGATCACTTCCAGAGAATACTGTGATTTCATGCATGGCTACTTCCACGAGGAGGCTACTCTCTGCTCACAG GTGGCTTGTATGGATGACGTGTGTGGTTTGCTGCCTTTCCTCAACCCGGAGATCCCAGACCAGTTCTCTCGACTCTggctgtctctctttcttcatGCTGG gaTCCTGCACTGCCTGGTGTCAGTGTTCTTCCAGATGACGGTGCTGAGGGACTTAGAGaagctggctggctggctgagaATCTCCATCATCTACATGCTCAGCGGCATCACTGGCAACTTGGCCTCAGCCATCTTCCTGCCTTACAGAGCAGAG GTGGGCCCTGCAGGCAGCCAGTTTGGCATCCTGGCCTGTCTGTTCGTGGAGCTGTTTCAGAGCTGGCAGATCCTCGAGCGACCCTGGCGGGCTTTCGCCAAGCTGCTGGCCATCTcggttttcttcttctcctttggTTTACTTCCGTGGATTGACAACTTTGCCCACGTCTGCGGTTTTGTGTCAGGATTCTTCCTGTCCTTTGCCTTCCTGCCATACATCAG CTTTGGCCAATCCGACATGTACCGGAAGCGTATCCAGATCTGCGTCTTCCTGCTGGTCTTCCTAGGTCTGCTCTCCGCCCTGGCCGTCCTCTTCTACGTCTACCCGGTGAAGTGCGACTGGTGCGAGTACCTCACCTGCATCCCGATCACGGACAAATTCTGTGAGAAGTACGACCTGAACGCACACCTCCTCTGA